Proteins encoded in a region of the Larimichthys crocea isolate SSNF chromosome XVI, L_crocea_2.0, whole genome shotgun sequence genome:
- the coa3a gene encoding cytochrome c oxidase assembly factor 3 homolog, mitochondrial — protein sequence MADKNPSESDARFATRIDPAKEDLTAEQLALIKRLEHEQWKKKIHKLRTRNVVTGVAIGALVLGIYGYTFYSVSQERVIDELDEEAKRARLQGPKTGAN from the exons ATGGCCGACAAGAATCCGAGCGAGTCCGACGCACGCTTTGCGACCCGGATAGACCCGGCTAAAGAGGATCTCACTGCGGAACAGCTCGCCCTCATCAAGCGGCTGGAGCACGaacagtggaagaagaagatCCACAAGCTCCGGACACGGAATGTGGTCACGGGAGTCGCCATCGGAGCGTTGGTGCTCGGGATCT ATGGCTACACGTTTTACTCCGTCTCCCAGGAGCGGGTCATCGATGAATTAGATGAGGAGGCCAAGCGTGCGAGGCTGCAGGGACCAAAGACCGGCGCCAACTGA